In one Musa acuminata AAA Group cultivar baxijiao unplaced genomic scaffold, Cavendish_Baxijiao_AAA HiC_scaffold_1082, whole genome shotgun sequence genomic region, the following are encoded:
- the LOC103984266 gene encoding gamma-interferon-responsive lysosomal thiol protein, with product MASSRRLGLGLLLFLLCHVFSTPVVVSGRKVSLSLYYEALCPFCSSFIVNHLPKIFSNGLISIVDLDFIPFGNAMLDPNGSISCQHGQYECLLNTVEACAISSWPIVQQHFRFIYCVEHLVEEGQYTNWEACFQQTGFGSKPVIDCYNSGYGDELELQYKAKTDALQPPHIYVPWLVVNGQPLYEDYENFEHYVCKAYDGVPPRACEGLLLRTSEKEKPNKEEPFCYIDGVISPSEAGKKHKMELHY from the exons ATGGCTTCGTCCCGCCGCCTCGGCCTcggcctcctcctcttcctcctctgccaTGTCTTCTCCACGCCCGTTGTTGTTTCCGGTCGGAAGGTCTCGCTGTCCTTGTACTACGAGGCGCTGTGCCCCTTCTGCTCCAGCTTCATCGTGAACCACCTCCCCAAGATCTTCAGCAACGGACTGATCTCCATCGTCGACCTCGATTTCATCCCCTTCGGCAACGCCATGCTCGACCCCAACGGCTCCATCTCCTGCCAG CATGGCCAGTATGAGTGCCTATTGAACACTGTTGAAGCATGTGCTATAAGTTCTTGGCCCATTGTG CAACAACATTTTAGATTCATTTACTGTGTTGAGCACTTGGTTGAAGAAGGTCAATACACCAACTGGGAAGCTTGTTTCCAACAGACTGGCTTTGGTTCAAAACCTGTCATCGATTGCTATAACAGTGGATATGGGGATGAG CTTGAACTACAATATAAAGCAAAGACAGATGCACTTCAGCCCCCTCACATTTATGTGCCTTGGTTGGTAGTTAACGGACAGCCACTCTATGAG GATTATGAGAATTTCGAGCATTACGTTTGCAAAGCCTATGATGGAGTACCTCCTAGAGCTTGTGAAGGGCTGCTTCTAAGGACATCTGAGAAGGAAAAACCAAACAAAGAGGAGCCATTTTGCTATATTGATGGAGTGATAAGCCCTTCCGAAGCCGGAAAGAAGCACAAAATGGAGCTACACTACTGA
- the LOC103984408 gene encoding transcription factor WRKY19-like codes for MLAYKETIALSLLGRQACSPGMGRHAELDSNSEHCDNRLAIDKINQAHELARQLRAVLLSSSLPAGSSAELAREILDKLMKCSASALSRLQSCCCRTCHGVGQRSREYSSEKRGRCTPLGHKRRKTHNTWCTVTSVPYDDGHSWRKYGQKDINSAKYPRSYYRCIHRKEQGCPATKTVQQEDGDAYPPQFIVAYSMQHTCRSMGASIAFAMESAPKEEASFEGSRSSRHLLPPPPSTATAANQSQTSSPSSVGDRGDTTRLSISELSWQEIMNTSPPADTWSMDSNWETVMGCFEFSEA; via the exons ATGCTTGCATATAAAGAGACAATTGCTCTCTCACTGCTTGGCCGCCAAGCTTGTTCGCCAGGGATGGGGCGGCACGCGGAGCTCGATTCCAACTCGGAACACTGTGACAACCGGCTGGCCATCGACAAGATCAACCAAGCGCACGAGCTGGCGAGGCAGCTGCGGGCTGTTCTTCTGTCGTCGTCGCTGCCGGCGGGAAGCTCGGCGGAGCTGGCGCGGGAGATTCTCGACAAGCTAATGAAGTGCTCCGCCTCGGCTCTCTCCAGGCTGCAGTCCTGTTGCTGTCGAACTTGCCATGGCGTCGGCCAAAGAAGCAGAGAGTACTCTTCGGAGAAGAGAGGCAGATGCACGCCTCTCGGACACAAGAGAAG GAAGACACACAACACATGGTGCACAGTGACATCTGTTCCATACGATGATGGACATAGCTGGAGAAAGTACGGGCAGAAGGATATAAACAGTGCCAAATACCCAAG GAGCTACTACCGGTGCATTCACCGAAAAGAGCAGGGATGCCCTGCGACCAAGACAGTGCAACAGGAGGACGGCGATGCATACCCACCACAGTTCATCGTGGCGTACAGCATGCAGCACACATGCAGATCCATGGGTGCGAGCATTGCGTTCGCGATGGAGTCTGCTCCAAAGGAGGAAGCTTCCTTCGAGGGCTCACGATCCAGCCgacatcttcttcctcctcctccgtccaCCGCCACCGCTGCCAACCAGAGCCAAACCAGTAGCCCCTCCTCGGTTGGCGATCGAGGTGACACAACCCGTTTGTCCATCTCGGAACTATCATGGCAGGAGATCATGAACACATCACCGCCTGCAGATACTTGGAGCATGGACAGTAATTGGGAGACAGTGATGGGCTGCTTTGAGTTCAGTGAGGCATGA
- the LOC103984407 gene encoding E3 ubiquitin-protein ligase SDIR1-like: MEVGDDSSTLRDDALAHPLLEVIFMLPECDLIFHPSFSNLLVPQRWLREVEHMLDYVRRHESFDFGIFHDGIFFLTYEADREFSRCSRVTIEVNIDQDDGPPSTHSDGREVMVMIQRVSDASEATADPSHQRGFGAVPASTASIKSLKTLTVGVADGVTAGRECSVCLENMGCGEKVCRMPCSHVFHATCLRQWLQLSRLCPLCRFSLTADDGD, translated from the coding sequence ATGGAGGTGGGGGACGATTCGAGCACCCTGCGCGACGACGCCCTGGCGCATCCCTTATTGGAGGTGATCTTCATGTTGCCGGAATGTGACCTCATTTTCCACCCCAGCTTCAGCAACCTGCTGGTGCCGCAGCGTTGGCTGCGGGAGGTGGAACACATGCTCGACTACGTCCGACGCCACGAGTCCTTCGACTTCGGCATCTTCCACGACGGCATCTTCTTCCTCACGTACGAGGCCGACCGAGAGTTTTCTAGGTGCAGTCGAGTGACGATCGAGGTAAATATCGACCAAGACGACGGCCCTCCGAGCACTCACTCCGATGGAAGAGAAGTGATGGTGATGATACAGCGGGTCTCGGACGCCAGCGAGGCGACAGCGGATCCGAGCCATCAACGGGGTTTCGGTGCAGTGCCGGCGTCCACGGCATCGATCAAGAGCCTGAAAACCCTAACCGTGGGAGTAGCAGACGGCGTCACGGCAGGAAGGGAGTGCAGTGTTTGCCTAGAAAACATGGGATGCGGGGAGAAAGTCTGCCGGATGCCCTGCTCGCATGTCTTCCACGCGACCTGTCTCCGTCAGTGGCTTCAGCTCAGCCGTCTCTGCCCTCTCTGCCGATTCTCGTTGACTGCCGACGACGGCGATTGA
- the LOC103984268 gene encoding MACPF domain-containing protein CAD1 isoform X1: protein MSARMEDDPALTAVKNSIRALGRGFDANCDTRLLYCKGAAGSRVVEVDEQHARDLLIGDGLVVPNVSRDVKCTLESPRRESVGACGFYEMAEHFNTKALLSGNIPLGKFNSAFSFSGSKKIDAAATKSLAMDGKYIPLCKVQLTKHPSLLRDNVRAAVPRSWEPLSLARFIENYGTHVITSITVGGKDVIYVKQHISSTLSITEIKNYIQDAGDQRFSEVETRTSSGPMRMKGKAVDPFIFNSQGIYPQPLSAPYLSAKEDVTVIFRRRGGDDLVQNHVDWARTVPSAPDVIEMTFFPITSLLESIPGKDHLVRAINLYLEYKPPIEELRYFLEFQIPRIWAPVREEFPGHQRKEPVCPFLQFSIMGQKLYVSQEQVSVSRKPVTGLSLCLEGAKQNRLCIRVQHLATLPKILQPYWDTHVAIGAPNWKGPEEQDSRWFEPVKWKNFSHVTTAPIENHENFISDLSGVFVVTGAQLGVWDFGSKNVLYMKLLYSKVPGCTIRRSLWDHSPDGLVGKLKRLPSGLSTSSDESSSDSDVGRLMKFVDLSEMKKGSDDIPGHWLVTGGKLGILKGKIVLRLKYSLLNY, encoded by the exons ATGTCGGCCAGAATGGAGGATGATCCGGCCCTCACTGCCGTCAAGAATTCGATTCGGGCCCTCGGAAGGGGTTTCGATGCGAACTGTGACACTAGGCTGCTCTACTGCAAGGGAGCCGCCGGGTCGCGGGTGGTCGAGGTCGACGAGCAGCACGCGAGGGATCTGCTGATCGGAGATGGACTTGTTGTGCCTAATGTCTCGAGGGACGTCAAGTGCACTCTTGAGAGCCCTCGACGAGAGAGTGTTGGTGCTTGTGGATTCTATGAG ATGGCAGAGCATTTTAACACAAAAGCTCTTCTATCAGGAAATATTCCATTGGGAAAATTTAATTCTGCTTTCAGCTTTAGTGGATCAAAGAAAATTGATGCTGCTGCTACAAAAAGCCTTGCAATGGATGGGAAGTATATTCCTTTGTGTAAGGTTCAGCTGACAAAACACCCTTCGTTATTACGGGACAATGTAAGAGCTGCTGTGCCACGTTCATGGGAACCATTGTCCTTAGCAAG ATTTATTGAGAATTATGGTACTCACGTTATCACGTCAATTACTGTTGGTGGTAAGGATGTGATTTATGTGAAGCAGCACATCTCATCGACGTTATCGATCACAGAAATCAAGAATTACATCCAGGATGCGGGAGATCAGAGATTCTCTGAAGTTGAAACCCGTACAAGTTCAGGTCCAATGAGAATGAAGGGAAAG GCTGTGGATCCTTTTATATTTAACAGTCAAGGGATATACCCGCAACCGCTTAGTGCTCCGTATCTCAGTGCAAAAGAG GATGTAACTGTCATTTTTAGGAGGAGGGGAGGGGATGACCTAGTACAGAACCATGTTGACTGGGCCAGAACTGTTCCTTCGGCACCTGATGTCATTGAAATGACCTTCTTTCCCATTACTTCTCTTCTAGAAAGTATTCCTGGGAAGGACCACCTTGTTCGTGCCATTAACCTTTATCTGGAAT ATAAGCCTCCAATTGAGGAGCTACGGTATTTCCTTGAGTTCCAAATCCCAAGGATCTGGGCCCCAGTTCGAGAAGAATTTCCAGGACATCAAAGAAAAGAGCCAGTCTGCCCTTTTTTGCAGTTTAGCATAATGGGACAGAAGTTATATGTGAGCCAAGAACAG GTATCAGTGAGCCGGAAGCCTGTCACCGGCCTAAGTTTATGCTTAGAAGGTGCGAAGCAGAACCGATTATGCATTCGGGTGCAGCATCTGGCCACCCTTCCAAAGATCCTCCAGCCATACTGGGACACACATGTCGCAATCGGCGCGCCCAATTGGAAGGGACCGGAGGAGCAAGACAGCCGATGGTTTGAGCCTGTAAAGTGGAAGAACTTCTCCCATGTTACCACAGCTCCTATAGAGAACCACGAGAATTTCATTAGTGATCTCTCCGGTGTCTTTGTAGTCACTGGAGCTCAGCTTGGAGTTTGGGACTTTGGATCGAAGAACGTCTTGTACATGAAACTTCTATATTCCAAAGTGCCCGGGTGTACGATAAGGAGATCCTTGTGGGACCACAGCCCTGATGGCCTAGTCGGCAAATTGAAGAGGTTGCCGAGTGGACTATCGACGAGCTCCGACGAGTCGAGCTCGGATTCAGATGTGGGGAGGCTGATGAAGTTTGTGGATTTGTCCGAGATGAAAAAGGGCTCAGATGATATACCAGGGCATTGGTTGGTGACCGGAGGGAAGCTCGGAATCTTGAAAGGGAAGATTGTTTTGAGATTAAAGTATTCTTTGTTGAACTACTAG
- the LOC135666318 gene encoding alanine--glyoxylate aminotransferase 2 homolog 3, mitochondrial-like has translation MKGLLLRRLSSSLTPKRGFSGSAAAVAGENAAAAAGLPNMPSFDYTPPPYDGPSAAEILRKRSEFLSPSMFCFYKKPLNIVDGKMQYLFDEDGRRYLDAFGGIATVCCGHCHPEVIEAIINQMKRLQHSTVLYLNHAIADFAEALASKLPGDLKVVFFTNSGTEANELALMIARLYTGCHDIISLRNAYHGNAAGTMGATAQCNWKFNVIQSGVHHALNPDQYRGVFGSDGEKYAKDVQEIIDFGTSGRVAGFISEAIQGVGGILELAPGYLPSVYNSIKKAGGLCIADEVQAGFARTGSHFWGFEAHGVVPDIVTMAKGIGNGIPIGAVVTTPEIAQVLTRRSYFNTFGGNPVCTAGGHAVLKVLEKEKLQENALVVGSYLKDGLMALKEKHEIIGDVRGRGLMLGVELVTDRQQKTPAKTEILHVMETMKDLGVLVGKGGFYGNVFRITPPLCFSKEDSDFFVDAMDIALSKL, from the exons ATGAAAGGGCTTCTCCTCCGAAGGCTTTCTTCCTCTCTGACCCCGAAGAGGGGGTTCTCCGGATCGGCGGCTGCAGTGGCCGGCGAGAATGCTGCCGCCGCTGCTGGACTCCCCAATATGCCGTCTTTCGACTACACACCGCCGCCGTACGACGGGCCCTCGGCGGCGGAGATCCTCCGGAAGCGGTCGGAGTTCCTCAGCCCTTCCATGTTCTGCTTCTACAAGAAGCCC TTGAACATTGTTGACGGGAAGATGCAGTACTTGTTTGACGAGGATGGGCGCCGCTACCTTGATGCATTCGGTGGTATTGCTACCGTTTGCTGTGGACACTGCCACCCTGAAGTTATTGAAGCCATAATTAATCAGATGAAGCGGCTGCAACATTCTACTGTTTTATATCTAAACCATGCGATTGCGGATTTTGCTGAGGCATTAGCTTCAAAGTTGCCTGGGGATCTTAAG GTTGTGTTTTTCACAAACTCTGGTACTGAAGCAAATGAGCTGGCATTAATGATTGCTCGGCTTTATACTGGTtgccatgatatcatatcactcaGGAATGCATACCATGGAAATGCTGCTGGGACAATGGGTGCAACTGCTCAATGTAACTGGAAATTCAACGTTATCCAG AGTGGAGTACACCATGCACTGAACCCAGATCAATACAGAGGAGTTTTTGGTTCGGATGGAGAAAAATATGCGAAGGATGTTCAAGAAATCATAGACTTTGGAACTTCTGGACGAGTTGCAGGTTTCATTTCGGAAGCGATTCAA GGAGTAGGTGGGATATTGGAATTGGCACCCGGTTACTTGCCTTCTGTATATAATAGCATAAAGAAAGCTGGAGGGCTCTGCATAGCTGATGAGGTCCAGGCAGGATTTGCACGTACAGGGAGTCATTTCTGGGGTTTCGAAGCGCATGGTGTGGTACCGGACATAGTAACTATGGCCAAG GGCATTGGAAATGGGATACCTATCGGTGCTGTGGTTACAACTCCAGAGATTGCCCAAGTCTTGACTCGCCGAAGCTACTTTAATACCTTTGGTGGTAATCCTGTCTGCACAGCTGGTGGTCATGCTGTCCTCAAAGTTCTCGAGAAAGAAAAGCTTCAAGAAAATGCATTAGTCGTGGGATCGTACTTGAAAGATGGACTAATGGCACTCAAAGAAAAGCATGAAA TCATTGGCGATGTAAGGGGAAGAGGTCTGATGCTAGGAGTTGAGTTGGTCACTGACCGTCAACAAAAGACTCCAGCCAAAACTGAAATCTTGCATGTTATGGAGACAATGAAAG ACTTGGGTGTGTTAGTTGGAAAGGGTGGCTTCTATGGCAATGTTTTTAGAATAACACCTCCTCTCTGCTTCTCCAAAGAAGATTCAG ATTTCTTCGTGGATGCGATGGACATTGCATTATCGAAGCTATGA
- the LOC103984268 gene encoding MACPF domain-containing protein CAD1 isoform X2 gives MEDDPALTAVKNSIRALGRGFDANCDTRLLYCKGAAGSRVVEVDEQHARDLLIGDGLVVPNVSRDVKCTLESPRRESVGACGFYEMAEHFNTKALLSGNIPLGKFNSAFSFSGSKKIDAAATKSLAMDGKYIPLCKVQLTKHPSLLRDNVRAAVPRSWEPLSLARFIENYGTHVITSITVGGKDVIYVKQHISSTLSITEIKNYIQDAGDQRFSEVETRTSSGPMRMKGKAVDPFIFNSQGIYPQPLSAPYLSAKEDVTVIFRRRGGDDLVQNHVDWARTVPSAPDVIEMTFFPITSLLESIPGKDHLVRAINLYLEYKPPIEELRYFLEFQIPRIWAPVREEFPGHQRKEPVCPFLQFSIMGQKLYVSQEQVSVSRKPVTGLSLCLEGAKQNRLCIRVQHLATLPKILQPYWDTHVAIGAPNWKGPEEQDSRWFEPVKWKNFSHVTTAPIENHENFISDLSGVFVVTGAQLGVWDFGSKNVLYMKLLYSKVPGCTIRRSLWDHSPDGLVGKLKRLPSGLSTSSDESSSDSDVGRLMKFVDLSEMKKGSDDIPGHWLVTGGKLGILKGKIVLRLKYSLLNY, from the exons ATGGAGGATGATCCGGCCCTCACTGCCGTCAAGAATTCGATTCGGGCCCTCGGAAGGGGTTTCGATGCGAACTGTGACACTAGGCTGCTCTACTGCAAGGGAGCCGCCGGGTCGCGGGTGGTCGAGGTCGACGAGCAGCACGCGAGGGATCTGCTGATCGGAGATGGACTTGTTGTGCCTAATGTCTCGAGGGACGTCAAGTGCACTCTTGAGAGCCCTCGACGAGAGAGTGTTGGTGCTTGTGGATTCTATGAG ATGGCAGAGCATTTTAACACAAAAGCTCTTCTATCAGGAAATATTCCATTGGGAAAATTTAATTCTGCTTTCAGCTTTAGTGGATCAAAGAAAATTGATGCTGCTGCTACAAAAAGCCTTGCAATGGATGGGAAGTATATTCCTTTGTGTAAGGTTCAGCTGACAAAACACCCTTCGTTATTACGGGACAATGTAAGAGCTGCTGTGCCACGTTCATGGGAACCATTGTCCTTAGCAAG ATTTATTGAGAATTATGGTACTCACGTTATCACGTCAATTACTGTTGGTGGTAAGGATGTGATTTATGTGAAGCAGCACATCTCATCGACGTTATCGATCACAGAAATCAAGAATTACATCCAGGATGCGGGAGATCAGAGATTCTCTGAAGTTGAAACCCGTACAAGTTCAGGTCCAATGAGAATGAAGGGAAAG GCTGTGGATCCTTTTATATTTAACAGTCAAGGGATATACCCGCAACCGCTTAGTGCTCCGTATCTCAGTGCAAAAGAG GATGTAACTGTCATTTTTAGGAGGAGGGGAGGGGATGACCTAGTACAGAACCATGTTGACTGGGCCAGAACTGTTCCTTCGGCACCTGATGTCATTGAAATGACCTTCTTTCCCATTACTTCTCTTCTAGAAAGTATTCCTGGGAAGGACCACCTTGTTCGTGCCATTAACCTTTATCTGGAAT ATAAGCCTCCAATTGAGGAGCTACGGTATTTCCTTGAGTTCCAAATCCCAAGGATCTGGGCCCCAGTTCGAGAAGAATTTCCAGGACATCAAAGAAAAGAGCCAGTCTGCCCTTTTTTGCAGTTTAGCATAATGGGACAGAAGTTATATGTGAGCCAAGAACAG GTATCAGTGAGCCGGAAGCCTGTCACCGGCCTAAGTTTATGCTTAGAAGGTGCGAAGCAGAACCGATTATGCATTCGGGTGCAGCATCTGGCCACCCTTCCAAAGATCCTCCAGCCATACTGGGACACACATGTCGCAATCGGCGCGCCCAATTGGAAGGGACCGGAGGAGCAAGACAGCCGATGGTTTGAGCCTGTAAAGTGGAAGAACTTCTCCCATGTTACCACAGCTCCTATAGAGAACCACGAGAATTTCATTAGTGATCTCTCCGGTGTCTTTGTAGTCACTGGAGCTCAGCTTGGAGTTTGGGACTTTGGATCGAAGAACGTCTTGTACATGAAACTTCTATATTCCAAAGTGCCCGGGTGTACGATAAGGAGATCCTTGTGGGACCACAGCCCTGATGGCCTAGTCGGCAAATTGAAGAGGTTGCCGAGTGGACTATCGACGAGCTCCGACGAGTCGAGCTCGGATTCAGATGTGGGGAGGCTGATGAAGTTTGTGGATTTGTCCGAGATGAAAAAGGGCTCAGATGATATACCAGGGCATTGGTTGGTGACCGGAGGGAAGCTCGGAATCTTGAAAGGGAAGATTGTTTTGAGATTAAAGTATTCTTTGTTGAACTACTAG
- the LOC103984406 gene encoding uncharacterized protein LOC103984406 — protein sequence MAIAFPTLLLTLLLSSSHLPLSSPADEAFDVRRHLSTVTRYDVATETYDGSFSPSAIHDGCRPIHLNLVARHGTRAPTKKRIKELDRLAIRLDLLLDDAKQKAGKDSLQKIPAWLWGWQSPWKGRERGGELIVKGEEELYKLGTRVRERFPQLFDEEYHPDTFRIMATQVPRASASAVAFGMGIFAGKGSLGPGQHRSFSVISESRASDIHLRFFDTCETYKEFRTSKEPDVEKIKEPLFDQIASSLSSRYHLNFTRQDISTLWFLCKQEASLLDITNRACGLFNPSEVSLLEWTDDIEVFVLKGYGESVNYHMGVPLLQDVVHSMEQAISAEEGNLASGTSEKARLRFAHAETVVPFTCLLGLFLEGPEFEQIQREQPLSLPPKPPQRRNWRGSSVAPFAGNNMLVLYQCPGNTSNDRLSSGVQRNKYFVHVLHNEIPIPMPGCGQRDFCQFEVFKERIVNPHLKHDFNSVCNMKLKMPEANCPQKPCSFTTKLSNLFGRFFPKKDHNPCIKNKKNEL from the exons ATGGCGATCGCTTTCCCCACCCTTCTTCTcacccttctcctctcttcctctcatCTCCCTCTCTCCTCACCCGCCGACGAGGCTTTCGACGTCCGCCGACACCTCTCGACCGTCACCAG ATACGATGTTGCAACAGAGACGTACGATGGTTCCTTTTCTCCTTCTGCCATACATGATGGATGCAGACCAATTCACTTAAATCTTGTG GCAAGGCACGGCACACGTGCCCCAACCAAGAAACGCATAAAAGAGTTGGATCGTTTGGCAATTCGTTTAGATTTACTTCTCGATGATGCTAAGCAAAAAGCAGGAAAGGACTCTCTGCAGAAAATTCCAGCCTGGTTATGGGGTTGGCAGTCACCATGGAAAGGTAGAGAGAGAGGTGGGGAGCTAATCGTCAAAGGGGAGGAAGAGCTTTACAAACTTGGAACCCGTGTGAGGGAAAGGTTTCCGCAACTGTTTGATGAAGAATATCACCCTGATACATTCCGAATAATGGCAACACAG GTCCCTCGAGCATCAGCTAGTGCTGTGGCATTTGGCATGGGAATATTTGCTGGGAAAGGCAGCCTTGGACCTGGACAGCATCGGTCTTTTTCTGTGATTAGTGAAAGTCGTGCTAGTGACATACATCTGCGGTTCTTTGATACTTGTGAAACATACAAG GAATTTAGAACAAGTAAAGAGCCCGATGTTGAAAAGATAAAAGAACCTCTTTTTGATCAAATTGCATCTTCATTATCTAGTCGATACCACCTAAATTTTACAAGGCAGGATATTTCAACCCTCTGGTTTCTATGTAAGCAG GAAGCATCTTTACTGGACATTACAAATCGAGCTTGTGGCCTTTTTAATCCTTCCGAG GTTTCTTTACTTGAGTGGACAGATGACATAGAGGTATTTGTACTAAAGGGTTATGGTGAATCGGTTAATTACCACATGGGAGTACCATTACTCCAAGATGTTGTCCACTCAATGGAGCAAGCAATTTCTGCTGAAGAAG GAAACCTTGCCAGTGGAACTTCCGAGAAAGCAAGGCTTCGTTTTGCACATGCTGAAACGGTCGTTCCTTTCACCTGTTTGCTTGGACTTTTTCTTGAAGGACCTG AATTTGAACAAATTCAACGGGAGCAACCATTGAGCCTTCCTCCAAAGCCACCCCAGAGGAGAAATTGGAGGGGCAGCAGTGTAGCACCTTTTGCTGGCAATAACATGTTGGTCTTATACCAGTGTCCAGGCAATACTTCTAATGACAGATTATCCTCTGGAGTTCAAAGGAACAAGTATTTTGTGCATGTGCTGCACAATGAAATCCCAATTCCGATGCCG GGTTGTGGCCAAAGAGATTTTTGTCAGTTTGAGGTTTTCAAG GAAAGAATTGTCAATCCCCATCTGAAGCATGATTTCAATTCGGTTTGCAACATGAAGTTGAAAATGCCAGAAGCCAATTGCCCACAAAAACCTTGTTCATTCACTACCAAGTTGTCAAATTTATTTGGTAGATTTTTCCCGAAGAAAGACCACAATCCATGCATAAAAAACAAGAAGAATGAATTGTGA